A single genomic interval of Andreesenia angusta harbors:
- a CDS encoding SDR family NAD(P)-dependent oxidoreductase yields the protein MSGKILIYGGSGAVGFASAELLKDAGYNLHLVGSNEEKLKAAAQKLGADISVADVKDPESFSKVAEEAGKELAGLVYAVGSINLKSLRRLSVEDFIEDFRLNSLGAALAIQSSLSALKKHKNSSIVLYSSVAVQQGLSMHASLSMSKGAVEGLVRSLAAELAPDIRVNGIAPSLLGDSSLSSSILRDEKTVDSMAKTHALKRLGSASDIASLTAFLISEKASWITGQIMGVDGGRSVIQA from the coding sequence ATGAGTGGAAAAATTCTTATATACGGTGGAAGCGGAGCTGTGGGCTTTGCCAGTGCAGAGCTGTTGAAAGACGCAGGATACAATCTGCATCTTGTAGGCTCAAATGAGGAAAAACTTAAAGCTGCGGCCCAGAAGCTAGGAGCAGATATATCAGTAGCAGATGTAAAAGACCCTGAGTCTTTTTCAAAGGTGGCTGAAGAAGCTGGAAAGGAGCTCGCGGGCCTTGTATATGCAGTTGGAAGCATAAACCTGAAGTCGCTGAGAAGGCTTAGTGTAGAGGATTTTATAGAAGACTTCAGATTAAACTCGCTAGGGGCAGCGCTGGCTATCCAGTCTTCGCTCTCGGCACTTAAGAAGCATAAGAACTCTTCAATCGTGCTCTACTCTAGTGTAGCCGTCCAGCAGGGGCTATCTATGCACGCCTCTCTCAGCATGTCTAAAGGCGCTGTGGAAGGACTTGTGAGGTCGCTTGCAGCAGAGCTGGCGCCAGATATAAGGGTAAACGGAATAGCTCCTTCCCTTTTGGGCGACAGCAGCCTTTCGTCTTCTATCCTGAGAGACGAAAAGACCGTGGACTCCATGGCCAAGACACATGCCCTAAAGAGGCTTGGGAGTGCAAGCGACATAGCCAGCCTCACTGCATTTCTGATTTCAGAAAAGGCCTCGTGGATTACAGGCCAGATTATGGGTGTAGACGGCGGAAGGTCTGTTATCCAGGCCTAG
- the hcp gene encoding hydroxylamine reductase, producing MSMFCYQCQEAANGTGCTQRGVCGKTSAVANIQDLLVHTLKGIALYNQRARELKLDTSAGDAFIMEGLFMTITNANFDYDAIVRTITEGLELRDKIKSEVMKTQEPKKRSLLDRLFGRGEGGSAVEPITADAATWRTPESKYDEKAKSVGVLATADEDVRSLRELITYGLKGMAAYAEHAYNLGSTKDDIFAFIEKALVATLDDTLSIDDLVALTLETGKFGVDVMALLDAANTSAYGNPEITEVNIGVRSNPAILISGHDLKDMERLLEQTDGTGVDVYTHSEMLPANYYPAFKKYDHFVGNYGNAWWKQQTEFASFNGPILFTTNCIVPPKSDEIRKRIYTTGASGFPGCTHIEMDSSGNKDFSAIIEHAKKCASPTEIETGKIVGGFAHAQVMQLADKVVDAVKSGAIRKFFVMAGCDGRMKSRDYYTEFAEKLPKDTVILTAGCAKYRYNKLGLGDIGGIPRVLDAGQCNDSYSLAVIALKLKEVFELNDINELPIAYNIAWYEQKAVIVLLALLSLGVKNIHLGPTLPAFLSPNVAKVLVENFGIGGITSVDEDMKMFLGV from the coding sequence ATGAGCATGTTTTGTTATCAATGTCAAGAAGCAGCCAATGGAACTGGATGTACACAGAGAGGTGTATGTGGAAAGACTTCGGCTGTAGCTAATATACAGGATTTACTAGTACACACACTTAAGGGGATCGCGCTCTACAACCAGAGAGCCAGAGAGCTTAAGCTGGACACTTCAGCAGGCGATGCCTTTATAATGGAAGGTCTTTTCATGACCATCACAAATGCCAACTTCGACTACGACGCAATAGTGAGAACTATAACAGAAGGACTCGAGCTTAGAGACAAGATAAAATCGGAAGTCATGAAGACGCAGGAGCCTAAGAAGAGGTCGTTATTGGACAGACTATTCGGAAGAGGGGAAGGCGGTTCGGCAGTCGAGCCTATAACGGCAGATGCTGCTACTTGGAGAACACCGGAGTCTAAATATGATGAAAAGGCGAAGTCTGTAGGAGTGCTTGCCACAGCAGACGAGGACGTGAGATCGCTTAGAGAGCTTATAACTTACGGGCTGAAGGGAATGGCTGCCTACGCCGAGCACGCCTACAACCTTGGATCTACTAAGGACGACATATTTGCATTTATAGAAAAGGCCCTAGTTGCAACATTGGACGACACTCTTTCTATAGACGATCTAGTGGCGCTCACGCTTGAAACTGGAAAGTTCGGAGTAGACGTAATGGCGCTTCTAGACGCTGCCAACACTTCTGCATACGGAAACCCTGAAATAACCGAGGTTAATATAGGAGTTAGAAGCAACCCTGCAATACTTATCTCGGGCCATGACCTTAAGGACATGGAGAGACTTCTAGAGCAGACTGACGGAACTGGAGTAGACGTATACACTCACTCAGAGATGCTTCCAGCTAACTACTACCCAGCTTTCAAGAAGTACGACCACTTTGTAGGAAACTACGGAAACGCTTGGTGGAAACAGCAGACTGAGTTCGCTTCTTTCAACGGGCCGATACTGTTCACAACAAACTGTATAGTGCCGCCTAAGAGCGACGAAATAAGAAAGAGAATCTACACTACAGGAGCTTCTGGATTCCCAGGATGCACTCATATAGAGATGGACTCGAGCGGAAACAAGGACTTCTCTGCCATAATAGAGCACGCCAAGAAATGCGCATCTCCTACAGAGATAGAGACTGGGAAAATAGTCGGAGGATTTGCACACGCACAGGTTATGCAGTTAGCCGACAAGGTGGTAGACGCTGTTAAGTCTGGAGCTATCAGAAAGTTCTTTGTAATGGCAGGATGCGACGGAAGAATGAAGTCTAGAGACTACTACACTGAGTTCGCCGAGAAGCTTCCAAAGGACACAGTCATCCTTACAGCGGGATGCGCCAAGTACAGATACAACAAGCTAGGGCTTGGAGATATAGGCGGAATACCTAGAGTTCTAGACGCTGGACAGTGCAACGACTCTTACTCGCTTGCAGTTATAGCGCTTAAGCTTAAAGAGGTGTTTGAGCTAAACGACATAAACGAGCTTCCTATAGCCTACAACATAGCTTGGTATGAGCAGAAAGCCGTAATAGTACTGCTTGCACTACTTTCACTAGGAGTTAAGAACATCCACCTAGGGCCTACTCTTCCTGCGTTCCTTTCGCCAAACGTGGCAAAGGTGCTTGTGGAGAACTTCGGAATAGGCGGAATAACTTCAGTAGACGAAGACATGAAGATGTTTTTAGGAGTATAA